GCAATATAGTTGACATAATAAAAGGGGCGTATTGTGATCATTTGAAATTTGTTTCATTGTCTGATAGATGAAAGGCTGAAAAAGCAAAAACAAGACTGGGATCCTGGAAACATGGGCTAGACCAAGGACGCCTGCATGGACTAGCCCAGGGGAAGGAAACCAAATGAACGTTCTGTTAATCTACCCGGAATTTCCGGACACATTTTGGAGTTTCAAGCACGCACTAAAGTTCATTCGCAAAAAAGCAACCTTGCCGCCACTGGGCCTGCTGACGCTCGGGGCGATGCTCCCGGCAGAATGGTCCAAACGGTTATTCGATCTCAATGTGACAAAGCTCACTGAACAAGGCCTGACGTGGGCTGATTGCGTGTTTATCAGCGCCATGGTGGTGCAAAGAGAGTCAGCACGTCAAACCATTGCACGGTGCAAGGAGGCGGGCCTCAAGGTCATAGCTGGTGGACCGCTTTTTACGAGCGAGTACGAGGAATTTGAGGATGTCGATCATTTTGTGCTCAACGAGGCCGAACTGACCCTGCCTTCTTTTCTGGCGGATTTGGAAATGGGATGTGCCAGGCGCGTCTACGAAACATCCGAGTTTTGTGACATCCGGCAGACGGCTGCTCCTATGTGGGAGTTGGCCGACCTGAAACGGTATGCCTCAATGAGCATCCAGTTTTCCAGAGGCTGCCCGTTTGATTGCGAGTTTTGTAATGTGACGGCGTTATTCGGGCACCGGCCGCGTATCAAGAGCGCCGAGCAGATTGTTGCCGAACTGGATGGCCTCTATAATCTGGGATGGCGTGGGCAGGTTTTCTTCGTGGATGACAACTTCATTGGCAACAAAAGGTATCTTAAGACCCAGCTCCTGCCTGCGTTAATCGAATGGCAGAAAGACAAGAGAGGGATACCGTTCTATACGGAAGCTTCTGTCAATCTGGCCGACGACAACCCATTAATGGAGATGATGGTCGAGGCCGGCTTTGACGCGGTCTTTATCGGGATTGAAACGCCGGATGAGCAAAGTCTGGCTGAATGCAACAAAATGCACAACAGAAACCGTGACCTAATCGAAGACGTCAAACGGATCCAACGAACCGGCTTGCAAGTACAAGGTGGCTTCATTGTCGGCTTCGACAGTGACACCCATTCCATCTTCCAACGGCAAATTGATTTTATCCAGAAAAGCGGGATCGTGACTGCAATGGTCGGTCTGCTTCAGGCTCCTGCCGGCACAAGACTTTATGAACGCTTGAAACAAGAGGGCCGCCTGCTAGGTGATATGTCGGGCGATAACGTGGATGGCACAACCAACATAATCCCTAACATGGACCTTAGTGTGTTAAATGAGGGGTACAAGAATATAATGAGCCACATCTATTCACACAAATACTACTATAAACGCATTAAGACCTTCCTGCGAGAATACAAGGCCCCAAGGATTGAAATTCCGCTCGACTTTCAGCGTTTTCTGGCGTTCTTTCGTTCCAACGTACATTTGGGTATTTTTGGCAAAGAGCGATTCCACTATTGGAGGCTGTTGTTGTGGACGCTTTTTCGCCGCCCCGAGCTGTTCTCACTGGCCGTTACATTGGCGATCCAAGGCCATCATTTCCGCAAAATCTGCGAATTGCACATCTTTTGATCACTGGACCGTTTAGACTCAACAGCCCTAGAAATAGCTCCACGTGAGGCAGAAGCAAGAGGGGATGTTATGCAGAGGTCTTGTTTAATGAGCTTGGGGGGCATTCCGGCCCCCCAAGTCATATGGAGATTCTAGATTTGGTTTGGCCTGATCATTCCACAAGGAATTTCTTGATCTCATTGGTTTGCGGATCAATCAGGTGAATGGCACAGGCCAGACAGGGGTCAAAAGAACGGATGATACGCACCACATTAATGGGGTTATCTGCATCAGGGATCGGTGCCCCGATGAGCGATTCCTCGTACTGGCCGCGATACTTTTTCTCGCACCTAGGCGATGCATTCCAGGTTGAAGGAACCACACACTGATAATTGGCAATCTTCTTGTCCTTGACTTTGACCCAATGACCTAACGCACCACGGGGCGCTTCAAAGAAACCGGCCCCCTCGCCCTTTTCGGGCGGCTCATAGTGGGCCGAGTCATGGATCTTGAACCCCGGTTTGGTCATTTCCGCAAGCAACTCATCGCACCACTTGTAGCACGCGTTTACGAGCAGCTTGGTTTCTATGGCCCTGGCCGCATGACGTGCCACTGCCCCGGGTTTTGCGCCCTTCTTGACCAACCCCAGGACATCAGGATTCTTGGCCACAAGCATCCTTGCAAGCGGGCCGACCTCCATGGGCTTGCCTTTGTACCGAGGCGCCTTGACAAAGGTGTAGGCCTCCTTCTTATCAAGGTCAAAGACCTGCTCGCCATTGTAAGGATGCTGCGGTTTATCATCTTTGTACCAGCCGTATTTGACGGATTCGGTGATCTTGCCGGGATCAAATCTGCGAACCTTGATATTGGTCGGGTCCAAGTTCTCGATCGCCCCGGCAGGGAACACCAGGTTCTTGCCCGCCTTATCCAACTCAAGGGCGCCATAAGACAGATAGTTGTAATGGCCACCACCCAGACCCATTTTGGCCAATGGAAATAGAGGGCCTGTCCCAAAGGCAAGCACATCCGGGATATAGACCTCGTTAACGAACTTGGCCTGCTCATCCAGCATGGTGCGAAATTTCGCCACCATATTGACGTCAGGATACTGCGTACAGCCACCAACCACAAGGCTTTGGTAATGAGGCTGCCTGCCGCCGAAGATCGCACCCATATTCCTGGCCCTGGCCTGCATGGCAAGGGCATCAATGTAGTGCTTGACTGCCGAAATGACCATGTCCGGGTCCTTCACACAGAACTCGTCCGGCTTATACCGGGGGGTGAGAGGAAAGGTATCATTTGACTTGACTAAACCGACTATTTTGTCTTTCACAGCATTCAGGGCCTTGTCATTTCCCTTGTAAGCGGCCACTGCCATGATATCAAGATAGTCAAGGGCACTGAGGTGGTAAAAATGGAGAACATGGTCATAGATAAATTGTGCTCCCATGGCCAGGTTCCTCAAAAGGGTCCCGCCCCAGGGAACATTAGCCCCAAAGGCTTCATCAAGAGCCCTTATACTTGCCATCTGATGAACGCTGTAACACACGCCACAAAAGCGGCT
The genomic region above belongs to Deltaproteobacteria bacterium and contains:
- a CDS encoding nickel-dependent hydrogenase large subunit, which encodes MGKKITVDPITRIEGHLGITVEIENGKVKDAWSTGTMARGFEALLQGRDPRDAPFVTSRFCGVCYSVHQMASIRALDEAFGANVPWGGTLLRNLAMGAQFIYDHVLHFYHLSALDYLDIMAVAAYKGNDKALNAVKDKIVGLVKSNDTFPLTPRYKPDEFCVKDPDMVISAVKHYIDALAMQARARNMGAIFGGRQPHYQSLVVGGCTQYPDVNMVAKFRTMLDEQAKFVNEVYIPDVLAFGTGPLFPLAKMGLGGGHYNYLSYGALELDKAGKNLVFPAGAIENLDPTNIKVRRFDPGKITESVKYGWYKDDKPQHPYNGEQVFDLDKKEAYTFVKAPRYKGKPMEVGPLARMLVAKNPDVLGLVKKGAKPGAVARHAARAIETKLLVNACYKWCDELLAEMTKPGFKIHDSAHYEPPEKGEGAGFFEAPRGALGHWVKVKDKKIANYQCVVPSTWNASPRCEKKYRGQYEESLIGAPIPDADNPINVVRIIRSFDPCLACAIHLIDPQTNEIKKFLVE
- a CDS encoding DUF4070 domain-containing protein, whose protein sequence is MNVLLIYPEFPDTFWSFKHALKFIRKKATLPPLGLLTLGAMLPAEWSKRLFDLNVTKLTEQGLTWADCVFISAMVVQRESARQTIARCKEAGLKVIAGGPLFTSEYEEFEDVDHFVLNEAELTLPSFLADLEMGCARRVYETSEFCDIRQTAAPMWELADLKRYASMSIQFSRGCPFDCEFCNVTALFGHRPRIKSAEQIVAELDGLYNLGWRGQVFFVDDNFIGNKRYLKTQLLPALIEWQKDKRGIPFYTEASVNLADDNPLMEMMVEAGFDAVFIGIETPDEQSLAECNKMHNRNRDLIEDVKRIQRTGLQVQGGFIVGFDSDTHSIFQRQIDFIQKSGIVTAMVGLLQAPAGTRLYERLKQEGRLLGDMSGDNVDGTTNIIPNMDLSVLNEGYKNIMSHIYSHKYYYKRIKTFLREYKAPRIEIPLDFQRFLAFFRSNVHLGIFGKERFHYWRLLLWTLFRRPELFSLAVTLAIQGHHFRKICELHIF